In a genomic window of Kitasatospora sp. NBC_00240:
- a CDS encoding DUF1775 domain-containing protein — protein sequence MPNRQIRRAARAATVLAFTAAAVALAGTSASAHVQVESETAQALATNATVAFTAEAESTTAGLAKFQVVLPEGIAPGDVTLAEAPAGWTFAATPDGYTVGGAALAPGKDAAYKITVRQLPDAKELVFKTLETYSDGHIERWIELPKAGAEPEHPAPVLKLSPAAPGATPVAPAVPSPTVAAPSPSPSPSPSASPSASGPAATPSVAATAAATATGSSEDSSSPVVPVVIAVAAAAVLAAVGAWWWRRRNRGTGS from the coding sequence GTGCCCAACCGGCAGATCCGCCGCGCCGCCCGCGCCGCCACCGTCCTGGCGTTCACCGCCGCTGCCGTGGCGCTGGCCGGCACCTCGGCGTCCGCGCACGTCCAGGTCGAGTCCGAGACGGCGCAGGCCCTCGCCACCAACGCCACGGTGGCCTTCACCGCCGAGGCCGAGTCGACCACCGCGGGCCTGGCGAAGTTCCAGGTCGTCCTCCCCGAGGGCATCGCCCCGGGGGACGTCACCCTCGCCGAGGCCCCGGCCGGGTGGACCTTCGCGGCCACCCCGGACGGCTACACGGTGGGCGGCGCCGCCCTTGCCCCGGGCAAGGACGCGGCGTACAAGATCACCGTCCGGCAGCTGCCCGACGCGAAGGAGCTCGTCTTCAAGACCCTGGAGACGTACAGCGACGGCCACATCGAGCGCTGGATCGAACTCCCGAAAGCCGGCGCCGAACCCGAGCACCCCGCACCCGTGCTCAAGCTGTCGCCCGCCGCCCCCGGCGCCACCCCGGTCGCCCCGGCCGTGCCGAGTCCGACCGTCGCGGCTCCCAGCCCGAGCCCGAGCCCCAGCCCCAGCGCCTCCCCCAGCGCGTCCGGCCCGGCCGCCACGCCGAGCGTCGCGGCCACCGCCGCCGCGACGGCCACCGGCAGCAGCGAGGACTCCTCGTCCCCGGTGGTGCCCGTCGTCATCGCCGTCGCGGCCGCCGCCGTGCTGGCGGCCGTCGGTGCCTGGTGGTGGCGCCGCCGGAACCGCGGCACGGGGAGCTGA
- the ald gene encoding alanine dehydrogenase, with the protein MTKVGIPREVKNHEYRVAITPAGVHELVRNGHEVYIEDNAGVGSSIPNEEYVAAGATILPTADEVWATADLLLKVKEPIAQEYHRLRKGQTLFTYLHLAADRAGTDALLASGTTAIAYETVQLANGALPLLAPMSEVAGRLAPQVGSYHLMRPAGGRGTLPGGVPGTHPAKAVVIGGGVSGWHAATIAIGMGYDVTLLDRDINKLREADKIFGTKIKAIASNAFELEKAVLDADLVIGAVLIPGAKAPKLVTNELVSRMKPGSVLVDIAIDQGGCFEDSRATTHDNPTFQVHDSVFYCVANMPGAVPNTSTYALTNATLPYIVELANRGWKDALRRDAALAKGLNTHEGQITYAGVAEAFGLESVSLESVLA; encoded by the coding sequence GTGACCAAGGTCGGCATCCCCCGCGAGGTCAAGAACCACGAGTACCGCGTGGCCATCACGCCCGCCGGCGTGCATGAGCTGGTCCGTAACGGACACGAGGTCTACATCGAGGACAACGCCGGTGTCGGCTCCTCGATCCCCAACGAGGAGTACGTCGCCGCCGGCGCGACCATCCTTCCCACCGCCGACGAGGTGTGGGCCACGGCCGACCTGCTGCTGAAGGTCAAGGAGCCGATCGCGCAGGAGTACCACCGCCTGCGCAAGGGCCAGACCCTCTTCACCTACCTGCACCTGGCGGCCGACCGGGCCGGCACCGACGCGCTGCTCGCGTCCGGCACCACCGCCATCGCGTACGAGACGGTGCAGCTCGCCAACGGCGCGCTGCCGCTGCTCGCCCCGATGTCCGAGGTCGCGGGCCGGCTCGCCCCGCAGGTCGGCTCGTACCACCTGATGCGTCCGGCCGGCGGCCGCGGCACCCTGCCCGGCGGTGTGCCCGGCACCCACCCGGCGAAGGCTGTCGTCATCGGCGGTGGCGTCTCCGGCTGGCACGCGGCCACCATCGCCATCGGCATGGGCTACGACGTGACCCTGCTCGACCGCGACATCAACAAGCTGCGCGAGGCCGACAAGATCTTCGGCACGAAGATCAAGGCCATCGCCTCCAACGCGTTCGAGCTGGAGAAGGCCGTCCTCGACGCCGATCTGGTGATCGGCGCCGTCCTGATCCCGGGCGCCAAGGCCCCCAAGCTCGTCACCAACGAGCTGGTCTCCCGGATGAAGCCGGGCTCCGTGCTCGTCGACATCGCGATCGACCAGGGCGGCTGCTTCGAGGACTCGCGCGCCACCACGCACGACAACCCGACCTTCCAGGTCCACGACTCGGTCTTCTACTGCGTCGCGAACATGCCGGGTGCCGTCCCGAACACCTCCACCTACGCGCTGACCAACGCCACGCTGCCCTACATCGTGGAGCTGGCCAACCGCGGCTGGAAGGACGCCCTGCGTCGCGACGCCGCCCTGGCCAAGGGCCTGAACACGCACGAGGGCCAGATCACCTACGCGGGTGTCGCCGAGGCCTTCGGCCTGGAGTCCGTCTCCCTGGAGAGCGTGCTCGCCTGA
- a CDS encoding transposase has product MRGRKVITTMADPAAERAPDLVDRDFVAASVQDRAGARRPLLWTRLDHPGVRKIWADQGFAGRLVDWTAQILGRDLEIVRKDPGQRGFQVQPKRWAVERTLSWITTHRRLARDYETSPARSETMIRWAMIGIMVRRLARGGPASRPGPRPLARTSV; this is encoded by the coding sequence GTGCGCGGCAGGAAAGTCATCACCACCATGGCCGACCCGGCCGCCGAACGCGCCCCCGACCTGGTCGACCGCGACTTCGTCGCGGCCAGCGTCCAGGACCGCGCCGGCGCCCGCCGCCCGTTGCTGTGGACCCGGCTCGACCACCCTGGTGTCCGGAAGATCTGGGCGGACCAGGGCTTCGCCGGCCGGCTCGTCGACTGGACGGCCCAGATCCTCGGCCGTGACCTCGAGATCGTGCGCAAGGACCCTGGGCAGCGGGGCTTCCAGGTCCAGCCCAAGCGTTGGGCTGTCGAGCGCACCCTTTCGTGGATCACAACCCATCGGCGTCTGGCCCGGGACTACGAGACCAGCCCCGCCCGATCAGAGACCATGATTCGCTGGGCGATGATCGGCATCATGGTCCGCCGACTCGCCCGCGGTGGGCCAGCGTCACGGCCCGGCCCACGGCCTCTGGCGCGGACTTCGGTGTGA
- a CDS encoding Imm21 family immunity protein, which yields MLVLGWEALPVTYLDHRMTFVRKYAAEGDSGLEHAVDHAKGSDGWKDAFEISLGGSYWLMDCMVVGRDIAGNDTIRVHIPEGRYLVQSMFIEAFPDDQFMLERLVRI from the coding sequence GTGCTGGTTCTGGGCTGGGAGGCACTTCCGGTGACCTACCTCGATCACCGGATGACCTTCGTCCGCAAGTACGCGGCCGAGGGTGACAGCGGGCTGGAGCACGCGGTGGACCACGCGAAGGGTTCGGATGGCTGGAAAGATGCCTTCGAGATCTCGCTCGGCGGGAGCTACTGGCTCATGGACTGCATGGTCGTCGGCCGTGATATCGCCGGGAATGACACGATCCGGGTTCACATCCCGGAGGGCCGCTATCTTGTGCAGTCGATGTTCATCGAGGCCTTCCCGGATGACCAATTCATGCTGGAACGGCTGGTCAGAATCTGA